One window of the Spea bombifrons isolate aSpeBom1 chromosome 8, aSpeBom1.2.pri, whole genome shotgun sequence genome contains the following:
- the LOC128502624 gene encoding tubulin beta-4B chain — MREIVHLQAGQCGNQIGAKFWEVISDEHGIDPTGTYHGDSDLQLERINVYYNEATGGKYVPRAVLVDLEPGTMDSVRSGPFGQIFRPDNFVFGQSGAGNNWAKGHYTEGAELVDAVLDVVRKEAESCDCLQGFQLTHSLGGGTGSGMGTLLISKIREEYPDRIMNTFSVVPSPKVSDTVVEPYNATLSVHQLVENTDETYCIDNEALYDICFRTLKLTTPTYGDLNHLVSATMSGVTTCLRFPGQLNADLRKLAVNMVPFPRLHFFMPGFAPLTSRGSQQYRALTVPELTQQMFDAKNMMAACDPRHGRYLTVAAVFRGRMSMKEVDEQMLNVQNKNSSYFVEWIPNNVKTAVCDIPPRGLKMSATFIGNSTAIQELFKRISEQFTAMFRRKAFLHWYTGEGMDEMEFTEAESNMNDLVSEYQQYQDATAEEEGEFEEEAEEEGA, encoded by the exons ATGAGGGAAATCGTGCACCTGCAGGCTGGCCAATGCGGCAACCAGATCGGGGCTAAG TTCTGGGAAGTAATCAGTGATGAGCATGGAATTGACCCAACTGGCACATACCATGGAGACAGTGACCTGCAGCTGGAAAGAATTAATGTTTATTACAATGAAGCCACAG GTGGCAAGTATGTTCCCCGCGCTGTGCTTGTGGATCTTGAGCCTGGAACTATGGACTCTGTAAGGTCCGGACCCTTTGGCCAGATCTTCAGGCCAGATAACTTCGTTTTTG GTCAGAGCGGTGCTGGTAACAACTGGGCCAAGGGTCACTACACAGAAGGAGCAGAGCTGGTTGATGCTGTGTTGGATGTTGTGAGGAAGGAAGCAGAAAGCTGTGACTGTCTCCAGGGCTTCCAGCTCACCCACTCTCTTGGAGGTGGCACTGGCTCTGGTATGGGAACCCTCCTTATTAGCAAGATCAGAGAAGAATACCCAGACAGAATCATGAACACTTTCAGCGTTGTGCCCTCCCCAAAAGTATCCGACACTGTAGTAGAACCTTACAATGCCACCCTCTCTGTGCACCAGCTTGTAGAGAACACAGACGAAACCTACTGCATAGATAATGAAGCCCTTTATGACATCTGCTTCAGAACCCTGAAACTGACCACCCCCACCTATGGTGACCTGAACCATCTGGTGTCGGCCACCATGAGTGGAGTAACCACCTGCCTGCGTTTCCCTGGCCAGCTTAATGCTGATCTGAGGAAGCTGGCTGTTAACATGGTGCCCTTCCCTCGTCTGCACTTCTTCATGCCTGGCTTTGCCCCACTTACTAGCCGTGGCAGCCAGCAATACCGCGCCTTAACCGTGCCAGAGCTAACTCAGCAGATGTTCGATGCAAAGAACATGATGGCTGCCTGCGATCCTCGTCACGGCCGCTATCTCACCGTGGCTGCCGTCTTCCGAGGCCGCATGTCTATGAAGGAAGTGGACGAACAGATGCTCAATGTTCAGAACAAGAACAGCAGCTACTTCGTCGAATGGATTCCCAACAACGTTAAGACCGCTGTGTGTGACATCCCACCCCGCGGCCTGAAGATGTCCGCCACCTTCATCGGTAACAGCACGGCCATCCAGGAGCTGTTCAAGCGCATCTCCGAGCAGTTCACAGCCATGTTCCGTAGGAAGGCTTTCTTGCACTGGTACACCGGAGAGGGCATGGATGAGATGGAGTTCACTGAAGCTGAGAGCAACATGAACGACCTGGTGTCGGAGTACCAGCAGTACCAGGATGCCACGGCCGAGGAGGAGGGAGAGTTTGAGGAGGAGGCTGAGGAAGAGGGAGCATAA